From Seriola aureovittata isolate HTS-2021-v1 ecotype China chromosome 16, ASM2101889v1, whole genome shotgun sequence, one genomic window encodes:
- the tekt2 gene encoding tektin-2, whose translation MSALPAKPGLHLSVSEWYSRNHQLSATAQHERLISNVIRQDGRSLRNETNCKTTWDESDTSRRLRDRVLDVGRSKDVLETCAQKVDEEMEALTLSKEQTEQALAATVIPLEVSTECVTLREGRRGCELVVDPVDEQLKKEVDLIGRVQQVLQQHIDKAFEQLSVLQEARHQLTSDLQNKMDTLDIDMSCLSLTIKSPQISLKTNPTRIPSGSSTPQEWLQFSQYNVSRAQEAMQVSQQMREDMSLTRAQLQNELETQRRATEFALRKRNHHEEQARDELEWQIKTTEDEMTEMESDIHGLDTDLQAKTASLKLAHTRLENRTNRPGMDLCRDEVQHGLVTEVNQLEATILALKQKLSEAQHSLQKMKLHHGRMLQDLSRKQEALSLEQRSMNTRTHLTSASCSGKTPVLLVPLTNSSGRSNLQLLAQ comes from the exons ATGTCTGCACTTCCTGCAAAGCCCGGCCTTCACCTCAGTGTGTCAGAGTGGTACAGCCGCAACCACCAGCTGTCTGCCACTGCTCAACACGAGCGACTTATTTCTAATGTGATCAGACAAGATGGGAGGTCGCTACGCAACGAGACCAACTGCAAG ACGACCTGGGATGAGAGTGACACCTCTCGCAGGTTGAGGGACAGGGTTCTGGATGTTGGTCGATCGAAGGACGTGTTGGAAACCTGCGCACAGAAAGTGGATGAAGAGATGGAGGCTCTGACCCTG TCTAAGGAGCAGACCGAGCAGGCCCTGGCTGCAACTGTCATTCCTCTGGAGGTCAGCACAGAGTGTGTGACGCTGAGGGAGGGACGGCGAGGGTGCGAGCTGGTCGTCGACCCCGTGGATGAGCAGCTGAAGAAAGAGGTGGATCTGATCGGGAGAGTCCAGCAggttctgcagcagcacatAGACAAGGCCTTCGAACAGCTGAG TGTTTTGCAGGAGGCTCGACatcagctgacctctgacctccagaaCAAGATGGACACTCTGGACATTGACATGTCCTGCCTGTCACTTACAATAAAGTCCCCTCAGATCTCCCTGAAGACCAACCCGACTCGCATACCATCAGG ctCCTCCACCCCCCAGGAGTGGCTCCAGTTCAGCCAGTATAATGTATCTCGTGCCCAGGAGGCCATGCAGGTGTCCCAGCAAATGAGGGAGGACATGAGTCTCACCAGAGCCCAG CTGCAGAATGAGTTGGAGACTCAGCGGAGGGCCACAGAGTTTGCTCTTCGTAAGCGGAACCACCACGAGGAGCAGGCCCGAGATGAGCTGGAGTGGCAGATAAAAACT ACTGaagatgaaatgacagagatggagagcgACATCCACGGACTGGATACAGATCTGCAGGCGAAGACGGCCTCCCTGAAACTGGCTCACACCAGACTGGAGAACAGGACCAACAGACCGGGCATGGACCTGTGCAGAGATGAG gTTCAACACGGCCTCGTTACTGAAGTCAATCAGCTGGAGGCCACGATCCTGGCTCTGAAACAGAAGCTGTCTGAGGCTCA ACACTCTCTGCAGAAGATGAAGCTCCATCATGGCCGCATGCTGCAGGATCTGTCCAGAAAACAGGAAGCTTTATCTCTGGAACAACGGAGCATGAACACCCGCACCCACTTGACGTCAGCCTCCTGCTCCGGCAAAACCCCGGTCCTGCTGGTCCCTCTCACCAACTCCAGTGGGAGGAGCAACCTGCAGCTTCTGGCTCAGTAA